Proteins from one Gossypium raimondii isolate GPD5lz chromosome 8, ASM2569854v1, whole genome shotgun sequence genomic window:
- the LOC105791802 gene encoding trihelix transcription factor GT-3b, protein MLGSGQWGQEETRELIFIRGELERDFTAAKHNKTLWEIVSARMKDRGYTRTPDQCKSKWKNLLNRYKGKETSDPENGCQFPFFEELHAVFTERAKTMQRRLLEPEAGSGSTQAKKKVKRTITERSSDEFSEGEDEDESEEEKPARGISHKRKKSDSTVLDKSPRPNSGTSTGLQEMLREFFDQQLRMEMQWREMMEKRAQERQLFEQEWQHWMEKLERERLMVEKAWREREEEMRRREESRAERRDSLLTTLLNKLINDNN, encoded by the exons ATGTTAGGGAGCGGGCAGTGGGGGCAGGAGGAGACTCGGGAGCTGATCTTCATACGGGGTGAGCTTGAGAGGGACTTCACCGCCGCCAAGCACAACAAGACCCTTTGGGAGATTGTGAGTGCTAGAATGAAGGATAGAGGCTATACCCGAACCCCTGATCAGTGCAAGTCCAAGTGGAAAAATCTTCTCAATCGATACAAG GGGAAGGAGACATCTGATCCTGAGAATGGCTGCCAATTTCCATTCTTTGAGGAACTACATGCAGTATTCACCGAAAGAGCCAAGACTATGCAGCGCCGCCTACTTGAACCCGAAGCAGGTTCCGGTTCCACCCAGGcaaagaaaaaggtgaagaGAACAATCACGGAAAGATCCTCAGATGAATTCTCTGAAGGCGAGGACGAAGATGAAAGTGAAGAAGAAAAGCCAGCTCGAGGCATTTCACACAAGAGGAAAAAATCTGACAGTACTGTATTGGATAAATCTCCTAGACCAAATTCTGGCACTAGTACAGGCCTCCAGGAAATgcttagagaattttttgatCAGCAACTAAGGATGGAAATGCAGTGGAGGGAGATGATGGAGAAGCGTGCCCAGGAGAGACAGTTGTTTGAGCAAGAATGGCAGCATTGGATGGAGAAGCTCGAGAGGGAAAGGTTGATGGTGGAAAAGGCTTGGAGGGAGAGGGAGGAGGAGATgaggagaagagaagagagCCGAGCTGAGAGAAGGGATTCCTTGTTAACCACACTCTTGAACAAACTCATAAacgataataattaa
- the LOC105791801 gene encoding putative box C/D snoRNA protein SPCC613.07 has product MEEPKIGDCEECKKKASKYKCPGCCLRTCSLPCVNAHKQRTGCTGKRNITSFVPLSRFDDNLLLSDYNLLEETKRVAESATRIRSKLFNTTNGGYHPHFKLPHPLRNLRTAAASRRTKLLFLPSGMSKRETNQTRFNHRKKYISWTIEWRFHSTDVVLLDHGIHEDTSLCSLIENHLQPGPWNHPLRKFCEEQLDSLKFFIRKYPKGSKSPFRELDIKTPLRKLLADMVVLEYPVIHVFLPSEHCDFEVIRENHLVTNGQEGKDSSGADNEIPKGVTFKEEEIEDNGSSLEPQVFDLMKHVLSSPMHQIPSQNKSEKAFGGNSVLSLSARAGAGNRVHSSPQAKDSGLFDDMEFDFDQGLIDAYSDLIAEINPDDFLDLEGEFAKQPETEDRTDLSNSRGVFFAEELEEGEILD; this is encoded by the exons ATGGAGGAACCAAAGATTGGGGATTGCGAAGAGTGCAAAAAGAAGGCGTCAAAATACAAGTGCCCAGGTTGCTGCCTCCGCACCTGCAGCCTCCCTTGCGTTAATGCTCACAAGCAACGCACTGGCTGCACTGGCAAACGCAACATCACTTCCTTTGTTCCCCTCTCTCGCTTCGACGATAATCTTCTCCTCTCCG ATTATAATCTGCTGGAGGAAACGAAGAGGGTCGCAGAATCTGCTACAAGAATAAGGTCCAAGCTATTTAACACTACTAATGGTGGATATCATCCTCATTTTAAGCTACCACATCCTCTTCGAAACCTTCGCACTGCTGCTGCCTCTCGCAGAACTAAGCTCTTGTTTCTGCCTTCTGGAATGTCTAAGAGGGAAACTAATCAAACTCGATTTAACCACAG GAAGAAGTATATTTCATGGACTATTGAATGGCGGTTTCACTCTACAGATGTTGTTTTACTTGACCATGG TATACATGAAGATACAAGCCTCTGTTCATTAATTGAAAACCATCTCCAACCTGGTCCCTGGAATCATCCTCTTAGGAAGTTCTGCGAGGAGCAGCTCGACTCCCTCAAGTTTTTTATCCGAAAATACCCTAAG GGATCCAAATCACCTTTCCGGGAGTTAGACATAAAGACCCCATTACGGAAACTATTAGCTGATATGGTTGTTCTAGAGTATCCTGTGATTCATGTGTTTCTTCCTTCGGAACACTGTGATTTTGAAGTTATCAGGGAGAATCATCTTGTCACTAATGGGCAAGAGGGAAAAGATTCTAGCGGTGCTGATAATGAAATACCAAAAGGTGTTACCTTCAAGGAGGAGGAAATAGAAGACAATGGTAGCTCTTTAGAACCTCAGGTCTTTGATCTTATGAAGCATGTGCTGTCAAGTCCAATGCATCAAATCCCTTCTCAAAACAAGTCTGAGAAAGCATTCGGTGGTAACTCAGTTTTGTCTTTGTCGGCAAGAGCCGGGGCAGGAAACAGGGTACATTCCAGCCCCCAGGCTAAGGACTCTGGATTATTTGATGACATGGAGTTTGATTTTGATCAAGGCTTAATAGATGCATATTCAGACCTGATTGCCGAAATTAATCCAGATGACTTTCTTGATTTAGAAGGTGAATTTGCTAAGCAACCAGAAACAGAAGATAGAACAGACCTTTCAAATTCAAGGGGAGTTTTCTTTGCTGAGGAATTGGAGGAGGGGGAGATCCtagattaa